The following are encoded together in the Clostridium sp. TW13 genome:
- a CDS encoding accessory gene regulator B family protein — protein MKLENVLKSKESLMEILAGKITSKINDKLNKEGIELQKMKLGVEILLINLSKLFILITLSLMMNLLKETILMCLIFAVIRASAFGLHAKSSSVCTIVTLIMFVGGAYVSKYLMLNNYEILIIFTILNILLYKYAPADTESHPLIGADLRKKLKKEAVIKGLFLMAIALLAQNAQLKTMITLAVFEQVVSILPITYKILKRSYDNYGKYEKCIS, from the coding sequence ATGAAATTGGAGAATGTATTAAAAAGTAAAGAAAGCTTAATGGAAATCTTAGCAGGAAAAATCACAAGTAAAATCAATGATAAACTTAATAAAGAAGGAATTGAGTTACAAAAAATGAAGCTAGGCGTGGAAATATTACTGATTAACCTTTCAAAACTTTTTATATTGATTACCCTAAGCTTAATGATGAATTTATTAAAAGAAACCATTTTGATGTGTTTAATATTTGCAGTTATAAGAGCCAGTGCTTTTGGGTTACATGCTAAAAGTAGCTCAGTTTGTACCATTGTAACTCTAATAATGTTTGTAGGCGGTGCTTATGTAAGCAAATATCTAATGCTAAACAATTATGAAATACTTATTATATTTACTATATTAAACATACTTTTGTATAAATATGCTCCGGCAGATACAGAAAGTCATCCTTTGATAGGAGCGGATTTAAGAAAAAAACTTAAGAAAGAAGCAGTGATAAAAGGGTTGTTTTTAATGGCTATTGCTCTACTTGCACAAAATGCCCAATTAAAAACAATGATAACCTTAGCAGTTTTTGAACAAGTTGTAAGTATATTGCCAATAACCTATAAAATATTAAAAAGGAGTTATGATAATTATGGAAAGTATGAAAAATGTATTAGTTAA
- a CDS encoding cyclic lactone autoinducer peptide, whose protein sequence is MESMKNVLVNKLGEKFSEGLGEISIKLSEKAVGKCIMSGFYEPKLPIELLARNK, encoded by the coding sequence ATGGAAAGTATGAAAAATGTATTAGTTAACAAATTAGGAGAAAAATTTTCTGAAGGACTTGGAGAAATTTCAATAAAGTTAAGTGAAAAAGCAGTGGGAAAATGTATAATGTCAGGTTTTTATGAACCTAAATTACCTATAGAACTTTTAGCACGAAATAAGTAG